In Brienomyrus brachyistius isolate T26 unplaced genomic scaffold, BBRACH_0.4 scaffold41, whole genome shotgun sequence, a single genomic region encodes these proteins:
- the LOC125722663 gene encoding zona pellucida sperm-binding protein 3-like isoform X33 codes for MAVHEGVIVLLLLLGCSCEAQLKSGFLVKTPQVAAVYQNGLGAPQVVAAGYQVGVGAPQVSSTGYQVGVGAPQVASTGYQVGVGAPQVASTGYQVGVGATKVGATGFQVGVGAPQVASTGFQVGVGGTGYQVGVGAPKVGAAGYLSKQVAPALVKSVTGMQVNPDSVRVVCGEDSVMVDVLQDLLAIGQLINASDITLGGCAPTGQDASGTVRFQSVLQACGSTLMMTADALVYSFALIYTPSGINGSPIVRTNGAVVGIECHYLRKQNVSSNALVPTWIPYYATMAAEAQLNFSLRLMDDAWQNERASNVYFLGSVLNIEASVLVGNSQPLRVFVDSCVATLVPDVTSLPSYAFVQNSGCLTDAKVTGSRSQFLPRKQDDKLQLQLDAFRFSQDGRSSLYITCSLRATVASVPVDSQHKACSFSLAANRWVSVDGNDQVCGCCDASCGLAGVAGAQGTGVLGPIAIQQGPPTASQPGQLYILKG; via the exons ATGGCAGTGCATGAGGGGGTTATAGTGCTGCTTCTTCTTTTAGGTTGCAGCTGTGAAGCTCAACTGAAGTCTGGGTTTCTTGTGAAGACCCCTCAAGTGGCTGCAGTTTATCAAAATGGAttaggtgctccccaggtggtggcagctggctatcag gttggcgtaggggctccccaggtgtcttcgaccggctatcaggttggcgtaggggctccccaggtggcttcgaccggctatcaggttggcgtaggggctccccaggtggcttcgaccggctatcag gttggcgtaggggctaccAAGGTGGGGgcgaccggcttccaggttggcgtaggggctccccaggtggcttcgactggcttccaggttggcgtgggggggaccggctatcaggttggcgtaggggctcccaaGGTGGGGGCGGCCGGCTATCTGAGCAAGCAAGTTGCTCCTGCTCTGGTTAAATCTGTGACTGGAATGCAAGTGAACCCTGATAGtgtgagggttgtatgtggggaGGATTCGGTTATGGTGGATGTGCTACAGGACCTTCTAGCTATTGGCCAGCTGATCAATGCTTCAGACATCACCCTTGGTGGTTGTGCACCCACTGGGCAGGATGCTTCTGGCACAGTGAGGTTTCAGTCTGTGCTGCAGGCCTGTGGAAGTACACTGATG ATGACTGCTGATGCCCTGGTCTATAGCTTTGCATTGATCTACACCCCCAGTGGTATTAATGGCAGccccattgtgaggaccaatggTGCTGTGGTTGGCATTGAGTGTCACTATTTGAG GAAGCAGAATGTGAGCAGCAATGCCCTGGTGCCAACCTGGATCCCCTACTATGCTACAATGGCGGCTGAGGCACAACTGAATTTCTCACTGAGGCTGATGGATG ATGCATGGCAGAATGAGAGGGCCTCCAATGTGTACTTCCTGGGAAGTGTCCTGAACATTGAAGCCTCTGTCCTTGTGGGCAACAGTCAGCCCCTGCGTGTCTTTGTGGACAGCTGTGTGGCCACCTTGGTCCCTGATGTGACCTCTCTCCCTAGCTATGCCTTTGTGCAGAACTCTGG GTGCCTGACTGATGCCAAGGTGACAGGATCCCGCTCCCAGTTCCTGCCCAGAAAGCAGGATGACAAGCTGCAGCTTCAGCTGGATGCTTTCAGGTTCTCTCAGGATGGCAGGAGCTCA CTGTACATTACTTGCAGCCTGAGAGCAACAGTGGCTTCTGTGCCTGTGGATTCCCAACACAAGGCTTGTTCCTTCTCTCTTGCCGCTAACAG GTGGGTGTCTGTGGATGGGAATGAccaggtgtgtggctgctgtGACGCCAGCTGTGGGCTTGCAGGTGTAGCAG GTGCTCAAGGCACAGGTGTTCTGGGCCCCATTGCTATCCAACAGGGTCCTCCCACGGCTAGTCAGCCTGGACAGCTGTATATTCTGAAGGGATAG
- the LOC125722663 gene encoding zona pellucida sperm-binding protein 3-like isoform X42, whose amino-acid sequence MAVHEGVIVLLLLLGCSCEAQLKSGFLVKTPQVAAVYQNGLGAPQVVAAGYQVGVGAPQVASTGYQVGVGAPQVASTGYQVGVGAPQVASTGFQVGVGGTGYQVGVGAPKVGAAGYLSKQVAPALVKSVTGMQVNPDSVRVVCGEDSVMVDVLQDLLAIGQLINASDITLGGCAPTGQDASGTVRFQSVLQACGSTLMMTADALVYSFALIYTPSGINGSPIVRTNGAVVGIECHYLRKQNVSSNALVPTWIPYYATMAAEAQLNFSLRLMDDAWQNERASNVYFLGSVLNIEASVLVGNSQPLRVFVDSCVATLVPDVTSLPSYAFVQNSGCLTDAKVTGSRSQFLPRKQDDKLQLQLDAFRFSQDGRSSLYITCSLRATVASVPVDSQHKACSFSLAANRWVSVDGNDQVCGCCDASCGLAGVAGAQGTGVLGPIAIQQGPPTASQPGQLYILKG is encoded by the exons ATGGCAGTGCATGAGGGGGTTATAGTGCTGCTTCTTCTTTTAGGTTGCAGCTGTGAAGCTCAACTGAAGTCTGGGTTTCTTGTGAAGACCCCTCAAGTGGCTGCAGTTTATCAAAATGGAttaggtgctccccaggtggtggcagctggctatcaggttggcgtaggggctccccaggtggcttcgaccggctatcag gttggcgtaggggctccccaggtggcttcgaccggctatcag gttggcgtaggggctccccaggtggcttcgactggcttccaggttggcgtgggggggaccggctatcaggttggcgtaggggctcccaaGGTGGGGGCGGCCGGCTATCTGAGCAAGCAAGTTGCTCCTGCTCTGGTTAAATCTGTGACTGGAATGCAAGTGAACCCTGATAGtgtgagggttgtatgtggggaGGATTCGGTTATGGTGGATGTGCTACAGGACCTTCTAGCTATTGGCCAGCTGATCAATGCTTCAGACATCACCCTTGGTGGTTGTGCACCCACTGGGCAGGATGCTTCTGGCACAGTGAGGTTTCAGTCTGTGCTGCAGGCCTGTGGAAGTACACTGATG ATGACTGCTGATGCCCTGGTCTATAGCTTTGCATTGATCTACACCCCCAGTGGTATTAATGGCAGccccattgtgaggaccaatggTGCTGTGGTTGGCATTGAGTGTCACTATTTGAG GAAGCAGAATGTGAGCAGCAATGCCCTGGTGCCAACCTGGATCCCCTACTATGCTACAATGGCGGCTGAGGCACAACTGAATTTCTCACTGAGGCTGATGGATG ATGCATGGCAGAATGAGAGGGCCTCCAATGTGTACTTCCTGGGAAGTGTCCTGAACATTGAAGCCTCTGTCCTTGTGGGCAACAGTCAGCCCCTGCGTGTCTTTGTGGACAGCTGTGTGGCCACCTTGGTCCCTGATGTGACCTCTCTCCCTAGCTATGCCTTTGTGCAGAACTCTGG GTGCCTGACTGATGCCAAGGTGACAGGATCCCGCTCCCAGTTCCTGCCCAGAAAGCAGGATGACAAGCTGCAGCTTCAGCTGGATGCTTTCAGGTTCTCTCAGGATGGCAGGAGCTCA CTGTACATTACTTGCAGCCTGAGAGCAACAGTGGCTTCTGTGCCTGTGGATTCCCAACACAAGGCTTGTTCCTTCTCTCTTGCCGCTAACAG GTGGGTGTCTGTGGATGGGAATGAccaggtgtgtggctgctgtGACGCCAGCTGTGGGCTTGCAGGTGTAGCAG GTGCTCAAGGCACAGGTGTTCTGGGCCCCATTGCTATCCAACAGGGTCCTCCCACGGCTAGTCAGCCTGGACAGCTGTATATTCTGAAGGGATAG
- the LOC125722663 gene encoding zona pellucida sperm-binding protein 3-like isoform X12: MAVHEGVIVLLLLLGCSCEAQLKSGFLVKTPQVAAVYQNGLGAPQVVAAGYQVGVGAPQVASTGYQVGVGAPQVVAAGYQVGVGAPQVSSTGYQVGVGAPQVASTGYQVGVGAPQVASTGYQVGVGATKVGATGFQVGVGAPQVASTGFQVGVGGTGYQVGVGAPKVGAAGYLSKQVAPALVKSVTGMQVNPDSVRVVCGEDSVMVDVLQDLLAIGQLINASDITLGGCAPTGQDASGTVRFQSVLQACGSTLMMTADALVYSFALIYTPSGINGSPIVRTNGAVVGIECHYLRKQNVSSNALVPTWIPYYATMAAEAQLNFSLRLMDDAWQNERASNVYFLGSVLNIEASVLVGNSQPLRVFVDSCVATLVPDVTSLPSYAFVQNSGCLTDAKVTGSRSQFLPRKQDDKLQLQLDAFRFSQDGRSSLYITCSLRATVASVPVDSQHKACSFSLAANRWVSVDGNDQVCGCCDASCGLAGVAGAQGTGVLGPIAIQQGPPTASQPGQLYILKG; encoded by the exons ATGGCAGTGCATGAGGGGGTTATAGTGCTGCTTCTTCTTTTAGGTTGCAGCTGTGAAGCTCAACTGAAGTCTGGGTTTCTTGTGAAGACCCCTCAAGTGGCTGCAGTTTATCAAAATGGAttaggtgctccccaggtggtggcagctggctatcaggttggcgtaggggctccccaggtggcttcgaccggctatcaggttggcgtaggggctccccaggtggtggcagctggctatcag gttggcgtaggggctccccaggtgtcttcgaccggctatcaggttggcgtaggggctccccaggtggcttcgaccggctatcaggttggcgtaggggctccccaggtggcttcgaccggctatcag gttggcgtaggggctaccAAGGTGGGGgcgaccggcttccaggttggcgtaggggctccccaggtggcttcgactggcttccaggttggcgtgggggggaccggctatcaggttggcgtaggggctcccaaGGTGGGGGCGGCCGGCTATCTGAGCAAGCAAGTTGCTCCTGCTCTGGTTAAATCTGTGACTGGAATGCAAGTGAACCCTGATAGtgtgagggttgtatgtggggaGGATTCGGTTATGGTGGATGTGCTACAGGACCTTCTAGCTATTGGCCAGCTGATCAATGCTTCAGACATCACCCTTGGTGGTTGTGCACCCACTGGGCAGGATGCTTCTGGCACAGTGAGGTTTCAGTCTGTGCTGCAGGCCTGTGGAAGTACACTGATG ATGACTGCTGATGCCCTGGTCTATAGCTTTGCATTGATCTACACCCCCAGTGGTATTAATGGCAGccccattgtgaggaccaatggTGCTGTGGTTGGCATTGAGTGTCACTATTTGAG GAAGCAGAATGTGAGCAGCAATGCCCTGGTGCCAACCTGGATCCCCTACTATGCTACAATGGCGGCTGAGGCACAACTGAATTTCTCACTGAGGCTGATGGATG ATGCATGGCAGAATGAGAGGGCCTCCAATGTGTACTTCCTGGGAAGTGTCCTGAACATTGAAGCCTCTGTCCTTGTGGGCAACAGTCAGCCCCTGCGTGTCTTTGTGGACAGCTGTGTGGCCACCTTGGTCCCTGATGTGACCTCTCTCCCTAGCTATGCCTTTGTGCAGAACTCTGG GTGCCTGACTGATGCCAAGGTGACAGGATCCCGCTCCCAGTTCCTGCCCAGAAAGCAGGATGACAAGCTGCAGCTTCAGCTGGATGCTTTCAGGTTCTCTCAGGATGGCAGGAGCTCA CTGTACATTACTTGCAGCCTGAGAGCAACAGTGGCTTCTGTGCCTGTGGATTCCCAACACAAGGCTTGTTCCTTCTCTCTTGCCGCTAACAG GTGGGTGTCTGTGGATGGGAATGAccaggtgtgtggctgctgtGACGCCAGCTGTGGGCTTGCAGGTGTAGCAG GTGCTCAAGGCACAGGTGTTCTGGGCCCCATTGCTATCCAACAGGGTCCTCCCACGGCTAGTCAGCCTGGACAGCTGTATATTCTGAAGGGATAG
- the LOC125722663 gene encoding zona pellucida sperm-binding protein 3-like isoform X15, with product MAVHEGVIVLLLLLGCSCEAQLKSGFLVKTPQVAAVYQNGLGAPQVVAAGYQVGVGAPQVASTGYQVGVGAPQVASTGYQVGVGAPQVSSTGYQVGVGAPQVSSTGYQVGVGGTGYQVGVGATKVGATGFQVGVGAPQVASTGFQVGVGGTGYQVGVGAPKVGAAGYLSKQVAPALVKSVTGMQVNPDSVRVVCGEDSVMVDVLQDLLAIGQLINASDITLGGCAPTGQDASGTVRFQSVLQACGSTLMMTADALVYSFALIYTPSGINGSPIVRTNGAVVGIECHYLRKQNVSSNALVPTWIPYYATMAAEAQLNFSLRLMDDAWQNERASNVYFLGSVLNIEASVLVGNSQPLRVFVDSCVATLVPDVTSLPSYAFVQNSGCLTDAKVTGSRSQFLPRKQDDKLQLQLDAFRFSQDGRSSLYITCSLRATVASVPVDSQHKACSFSLAANRWVSVDGNDQVCGCCDASCGLAGVAGAQGTGVLGPIAIQQGPPTASQPGQLYILKG from the exons ATGGCAGTGCATGAGGGGGTTATAGTGCTGCTTCTTCTTTTAGGTTGCAGCTGTGAAGCTCAACTGAAGTCTGGGTTTCTTGTGAAGACCCCTCAAGTGGCTGCAGTTTATCAAAATGGAttaggtgctccccaggtggtggcagctggctatcaggttggcgtaggggctccccaggtggcttcgaccggctatcag gttggcgtaggggctccccaggtggcttcgactggctatcaggttggcgtaggggctccccaggtgtcttcgaccggctatcag gttggcgtaggggctccccaggtgtcttcgaccggctatcaggttggcgtgggggggaccggctatcaggttggcgtaggggctaccAAGGTGGGGgcgaccggcttccaggttggcgtaggggctccccaggtggcttcgactggcttccaggttggcgtgggggggaccggctatcaggttggcgtaggggctcccaaGGTGGGGGCGGCCGGCTATCTGAGCAAGCAAGTTGCTCCTGCTCTGGTTAAATCTGTGACTGGAATGCAAGTGAACCCTGATAGtgtgagggttgtatgtggggaGGATTCGGTTATGGTGGATGTGCTACAGGACCTTCTAGCTATTGGCCAGCTGATCAATGCTTCAGACATCACCCTTGGTGGTTGTGCACCCACTGGGCAGGATGCTTCTGGCACAGTGAGGTTTCAGTCTGTGCTGCAGGCCTGTGGAAGTACACTGATG ATGACTGCTGATGCCCTGGTCTATAGCTTTGCATTGATCTACACCCCCAGTGGTATTAATGGCAGccccattgtgaggaccaatggTGCTGTGGTTGGCATTGAGTGTCACTATTTGAG GAAGCAGAATGTGAGCAGCAATGCCCTGGTGCCAACCTGGATCCCCTACTATGCTACAATGGCGGCTGAGGCACAACTGAATTTCTCACTGAGGCTGATGGATG ATGCATGGCAGAATGAGAGGGCCTCCAATGTGTACTTCCTGGGAAGTGTCCTGAACATTGAAGCCTCTGTCCTTGTGGGCAACAGTCAGCCCCTGCGTGTCTTTGTGGACAGCTGTGTGGCCACCTTGGTCCCTGATGTGACCTCTCTCCCTAGCTATGCCTTTGTGCAGAACTCTGG GTGCCTGACTGATGCCAAGGTGACAGGATCCCGCTCCCAGTTCCTGCCCAGAAAGCAGGATGACAAGCTGCAGCTTCAGCTGGATGCTTTCAGGTTCTCTCAGGATGGCAGGAGCTCA CTGTACATTACTTGCAGCCTGAGAGCAACAGTGGCTTCTGTGCCTGTGGATTCCCAACACAAGGCTTGTTCCTTCTCTCTTGCCGCTAACAG GTGGGTGTCTGTGGATGGGAATGAccaggtgtgtggctgctgtGACGCCAGCTGTGGGCTTGCAGGTGTAGCAG GTGCTCAAGGCACAGGTGTTCTGGGCCCCATTGCTATCCAACAGGGTCCTCCCACGGCTAGTCAGCCTGGACAGCTGTATATTCTGAAGGGATAG
- the LOC125722663 gene encoding zona pellucida sperm-binding protein 3-like isoform X1, translating to MAVHEGVIVLLLLLGCSCEAQLKSGFLVKTPQVAAVYQNGLGAPQVVAAGYQVGVGAPQVASTGYQVGVGAPQVVAAGYQVGVGAPQVVAAGYQVGVGAPQVASTGYQVGVGAPQVASTGYQVGVGAPQVASTGYQVGVGAPQVASTGYQVGVGATKVGATGFQVGVGAPQVASTGFQVGVGGTGYQVGVGAPKVGAAGYLSKQVAPALVKSVTGMQVNPDSVRVVCGEDSVMVDVLQDLLAIGQLINASDITLGGCAPTGQDASGTVRFQSVLQACGSTLMMTADALVYSFALIYTPSGINGSPIVRTNGAVVGIECHYLRKQNVSSNALVPTWIPYYATMAAEAQLNFSLRLMDDAWQNERASNVYFLGSVLNIEASVLVGNSQPLRVFVDSCVATLVPDVTSLPSYAFVQNSGCLTDAKVTGSRSQFLPRKQDDKLQLQLDAFRFSQDGRSSLYITCSLRATVASVPVDSQHKACSFSLAANRWVSVDGNDQVCGCCDASCGLAGVAGAQGTGVLGPIAIQQGPPTASQPGQLYILKG from the exons ATGGCAGTGCATGAGGGGGTTATAGTGCTGCTTCTTCTTTTAGGTTGCAGCTGTGAAGCTCAACTGAAGTCTGGGTTTCTTGTGAAGACCCCTCAAGTGGCTGCAGTTTATCAAAATGGAttaggtgctccccaggtggtggcagctggctatcaggttggcgtaggggctccccaggtggcttcgaccggctatcaggttggcgtaggggctccccaggtggtggcagctggctatcaggttggcgtaggggctccccaggtggtggcagctggctatcaggttggcgtaggggctccccaggtggcttcgactggctatcaggttggcgtaggggctccccaggtggcttcgactggctatcag gttggcgtaggggctccccaggtggcttcgaccggctatcaggttggcgtaggggctccccaggtggcttcgaccggctatcag gttggcgtaggggctaccAAGGTGGGGgcgaccggcttccaggttggcgtaggggctccccaggtggcttcgactggcttccaggttggcgtgggggggaccggctatcaggttggcgtaggggctcccaaGGTGGGGGCGGCCGGCTATCTGAGCAAGCAAGTTGCTCCTGCTCTGGTTAAATCTGTGACTGGAATGCAAGTGAACCCTGATAGtgtgagggttgtatgtggggaGGATTCGGTTATGGTGGATGTGCTACAGGACCTTCTAGCTATTGGCCAGCTGATCAATGCTTCAGACATCACCCTTGGTGGTTGTGCACCCACTGGGCAGGATGCTTCTGGCACAGTGAGGTTTCAGTCTGTGCTGCAGGCCTGTGGAAGTACACTGATG ATGACTGCTGATGCCCTGGTCTATAGCTTTGCATTGATCTACACCCCCAGTGGTATTAATGGCAGccccattgtgaggaccaatggTGCTGTGGTTGGCATTGAGTGTCACTATTTGAG GAAGCAGAATGTGAGCAGCAATGCCCTGGTGCCAACCTGGATCCCCTACTATGCTACAATGGCGGCTGAGGCACAACTGAATTTCTCACTGAGGCTGATGGATG ATGCATGGCAGAATGAGAGGGCCTCCAATGTGTACTTCCTGGGAAGTGTCCTGAACATTGAAGCCTCTGTCCTTGTGGGCAACAGTCAGCCCCTGCGTGTCTTTGTGGACAGCTGTGTGGCCACCTTGGTCCCTGATGTGACCTCTCTCCCTAGCTATGCCTTTGTGCAGAACTCTGG GTGCCTGACTGATGCCAAGGTGACAGGATCCCGCTCCCAGTTCCTGCCCAGAAAGCAGGATGACAAGCTGCAGCTTCAGCTGGATGCTTTCAGGTTCTCTCAGGATGGCAGGAGCTCA CTGTACATTACTTGCAGCCTGAGAGCAACAGTGGCTTCTGTGCCTGTGGATTCCCAACACAAGGCTTGTTCCTTCTCTCTTGCCGCTAACAG GTGGGTGTCTGTGGATGGGAATGAccaggtgtgtggctgctgtGACGCCAGCTGTGGGCTTGCAGGTGTAGCAG GTGCTCAAGGCACAGGTGTTCTGGGCCCCATTGCTATCCAACAGGGTCCTCCCACGGCTAGTCAGCCTGGACAGCTGTATATTCTGAAGGGATAG
- the LOC125722663 gene encoding zona pellucida sperm-binding protein 3-like isoform X34 yields MAVHEGVIVLLLLLGCSCEAQLKSGFLVKTPQVAAVYQNGLGAPQVVAAGYQVGVGAPQVSSTGYQVGVGAPQVSSTGYQVGVGGTGYQVGVGATKVGATGFQVGVGAPQVASTGFQVGVGGTGYQVGVGAPKVGAAGYLSKQVAPALVKSVTGMQVNPDSVRVVCGEDSVMVDVLQDLLAIGQLINASDITLGGCAPTGQDASGTVRFQSVLQACGSTLMMTADALVYSFALIYTPSGINGSPIVRTNGAVVGIECHYLRKQNVSSNALVPTWIPYYATMAAEAQLNFSLRLMDDAWQNERASNVYFLGSVLNIEASVLVGNSQPLRVFVDSCVATLVPDVTSLPSYAFVQNSGCLTDAKVTGSRSQFLPRKQDDKLQLQLDAFRFSQDGRSSLYITCSLRATVASVPVDSQHKACSFSLAANRWVSVDGNDQVCGCCDASCGLAGVAGAQGTGVLGPIAIQQGPPTASQPGQLYILKG; encoded by the exons ATGGCAGTGCATGAGGGGGTTATAGTGCTGCTTCTTCTTTTAGGTTGCAGCTGTGAAGCTCAACTGAAGTCTGGGTTTCTTGTGAAGACCCCTCAAGTGGCTGCAGTTTATCAAAATGGAttaggtgctccccaggtggtggcagctggctatcag gttggcgtaggggctccccaggtgtcttcgaccggctatcag gttggcgtaggggctccccaggtgtcttcgaccggctatcaggttggcgtgggggggaccggctatcaggttggcgtaggggctaccAAGGTGGGGgcgaccggcttccaggttggcgtaggggctccccaggtggcttcgactggcttccaggttggcgtgggggggaccggctatcaggttggcgtaggggctcccaaGGTGGGGGCGGCCGGCTATCTGAGCAAGCAAGTTGCTCCTGCTCTGGTTAAATCTGTGACTGGAATGCAAGTGAACCCTGATAGtgtgagggttgtatgtggggaGGATTCGGTTATGGTGGATGTGCTACAGGACCTTCTAGCTATTGGCCAGCTGATCAATGCTTCAGACATCACCCTTGGTGGTTGTGCACCCACTGGGCAGGATGCTTCTGGCACAGTGAGGTTTCAGTCTGTGCTGCAGGCCTGTGGAAGTACACTGATG ATGACTGCTGATGCCCTGGTCTATAGCTTTGCATTGATCTACACCCCCAGTGGTATTAATGGCAGccccattgtgaggaccaatggTGCTGTGGTTGGCATTGAGTGTCACTATTTGAG GAAGCAGAATGTGAGCAGCAATGCCCTGGTGCCAACCTGGATCCCCTACTATGCTACAATGGCGGCTGAGGCACAACTGAATTTCTCACTGAGGCTGATGGATG ATGCATGGCAGAATGAGAGGGCCTCCAATGTGTACTTCCTGGGAAGTGTCCTGAACATTGAAGCCTCTGTCCTTGTGGGCAACAGTCAGCCCCTGCGTGTCTTTGTGGACAGCTGTGTGGCCACCTTGGTCCCTGATGTGACCTCTCTCCCTAGCTATGCCTTTGTGCAGAACTCTGG GTGCCTGACTGATGCCAAGGTGACAGGATCCCGCTCCCAGTTCCTGCCCAGAAAGCAGGATGACAAGCTGCAGCTTCAGCTGGATGCTTTCAGGTTCTCTCAGGATGGCAGGAGCTCA CTGTACATTACTTGCAGCCTGAGAGCAACAGTGGCTTCTGTGCCTGTGGATTCCCAACACAAGGCTTGTTCCTTCTCTCTTGCCGCTAACAG GTGGGTGTCTGTGGATGGGAATGAccaggtgtgtggctgctgtGACGCCAGCTGTGGGCTTGCAGGTGTAGCAG GTGCTCAAGGCACAGGTGTTCTGGGCCCCATTGCTATCCAACAGGGTCCTCCCACGGCTAGTCAGCCTGGACAGCTGTATATTCTGAAGGGATAG
- the LOC125722663 gene encoding zona pellucida sperm-binding protein 3-like isoform X2, whose amino-acid sequence MAVHEGVIVLLLLLGCSCEAQLKSGFLVKTPQVAAVYQNGLGAPQVVAAGYQVGVGAPQVASTGYQVGVGAPQVVAAGYQVGVGAPQVVAAGYQVGVGAPQVASTGYQVGVGAPQVASTGYQVGVGAPQVASTGYQVGVGAPQVASTGYQVGVGAPQVSSTGYQVGVGAPQVASTGFQVGVGGTGYQVGVGAPKVGAAGYLSKQVAPALVKSVTGMQVNPDSVRVVCGEDSVMVDVLQDLLAIGQLINASDITLGGCAPTGQDASGTVRFQSVLQACGSTLMMTADALVYSFALIYTPSGINGSPIVRTNGAVVGIECHYLRKQNVSSNALVPTWIPYYATMAAEAQLNFSLRLMDDAWQNERASNVYFLGSVLNIEASVLVGNSQPLRVFVDSCVATLVPDVTSLPSYAFVQNSGCLTDAKVTGSRSQFLPRKQDDKLQLQLDAFRFSQDGRSSLYITCSLRATVASVPVDSQHKACSFSLAANRWVSVDGNDQVCGCCDASCGLAGVAGAQGTGVLGPIAIQQGPPTASQPGQLYILKG is encoded by the exons ATGGCAGTGCATGAGGGGGTTATAGTGCTGCTTCTTCTTTTAGGTTGCAGCTGTGAAGCTCAACTGAAGTCTGGGTTTCTTGTGAAGACCCCTCAAGTGGCTGCAGTTTATCAAAATGGAttaggtgctccccaggtggtggcagctggctatcaggttggcgtaggggctccccaggtggcttcgaccggctatcaggttggcgtaggggctccccaggtggtggcagctggctatcaggttggcgtaggggctccccaggtggtggcagctggctatcaggttggcgtaggggctccccaggtggcttcgactggctatcaggttggcgtaggggctccccaggtggcttcgactggctatcag gttggcgtaggggctccccaggtggcttcgaccggctatcaggttggcgtaggggctccccaggtggcttcgaccggctatcaggttggcgtaggggctccccaggtgtcttcgaccggctatcag gttggcgtaggggctccccaggtggcttcgactggcttccaggttggcgtgggggggaccggctatcaggttggcgtaggggctcccaaGGTGGGGGCGGCCGGCTATCTGAGCAAGCAAGTTGCTCCTGCTCTGGTTAAATCTGTGACTGGAATGCAAGTGAACCCTGATAGtgtgagggttgtatgtggggaGGATTCGGTTATGGTGGATGTGCTACAGGACCTTCTAGCTATTGGCCAGCTGATCAATGCTTCAGACATCACCCTTGGTGGTTGTGCACCCACTGGGCAGGATGCTTCTGGCACAGTGAGGTTTCAGTCTGTGCTGCAGGCCTGTGGAAGTACACTGATG ATGACTGCTGATGCCCTGGTCTATAGCTTTGCATTGATCTACACCCCCAGTGGTATTAATGGCAGccccattgtgaggaccaatggTGCTGTGGTTGGCATTGAGTGTCACTATTTGAG GAAGCAGAATGTGAGCAGCAATGCCCTGGTGCCAACCTGGATCCCCTACTATGCTACAATGGCGGCTGAGGCACAACTGAATTTCTCACTGAGGCTGATGGATG ATGCATGGCAGAATGAGAGGGCCTCCAATGTGTACTTCCTGGGAAGTGTCCTGAACATTGAAGCCTCTGTCCTTGTGGGCAACAGTCAGCCCCTGCGTGTCTTTGTGGACAGCTGTGTGGCCACCTTGGTCCCTGATGTGACCTCTCTCCCTAGCTATGCCTTTGTGCAGAACTCTGG GTGCCTGACTGATGCCAAGGTGACAGGATCCCGCTCCCAGTTCCTGCCCAGAAAGCAGGATGACAAGCTGCAGCTTCAGCTGGATGCTTTCAGGTTCTCTCAGGATGGCAGGAGCTCA CTGTACATTACTTGCAGCCTGAGAGCAACAGTGGCTTCTGTGCCTGTGGATTCCCAACACAAGGCTTGTTCCTTCTCTCTTGCCGCTAACAG GTGGGTGTCTGTGGATGGGAATGAccaggtgtgtggctgctgtGACGCCAGCTGTGGGCTTGCAGGTGTAGCAG GTGCTCAAGGCACAGGTGTTCTGGGCCCCATTGCTATCCAACAGGGTCCTCCCACGGCTAGTCAGCCTGGACAGCTGTATATTCTGAAGGGATAG